The sequence ATAACATCATGGCCGATCGATTTGGAAGATATTCAAAATATATTATTCAACAAAGAGCTTTACCAGATGCACGAGATGGCTTAAAACCAGTGCAAAGAAGAATACTTTACTCGATGTGAGAGTCAGGCTTTAAAGCTGACAAAAAATTTAATAAATCAGCTAAAATCGTCGGGGATGTTATGGGTAAATATCACCCCCATGGTGATTCTTCTATTTATGAAGCTTTAGTGCGTTTATCTCAAGAATGAAAAACTAATGTACCACTTGTTGAAATGCATGGAAACAATGGATCAATTGATGATGACCCTGCAGCTGCAATGCGTTACACGGAAACTCGTTTAGAAAAAATTACTGCTTTAATGCTTGAAGGTGTAGAAAAAAACATTGTACCTTTTGCTCCTAATTTTGATGATTCTGAAAAAGAACCCACAGTTTTACCTGCTTTAATTCCTAATCTGCTAATGAATGGGACCAAAGGAATTGCTTCGGGGTTTGCCACTGAAATTCCTCCTCATAATTTAGGTGAAATTTTAGATGCTGCAATTGCTAAAATCAAAAATCCGACAATTTCTTTACCAAAATTAATGACTTATATAAAAGGACCTGATTTTCCTACTGGCGGAACAATTTATGGTGGTAGGGGAATTTATGAAGCTTTTGAAGAGGGTCAAGGAAGAATTTCTCTGGTTTCAAAATATCAAATAAAAACAGATAAAAATAAAAAATATATAGAAATTACAGAAATTCCATATGGTGTTATTAAAGCTAAATTAGTTCATGATATTGATGAAATTCGTTTTGAAAAAAAAATTTCAGGAATTAAAGATGTAATTGATCAAACTTCTCGTGAAGGAATATCAATTGTAATTGAATTAGAAAATGAAGCAAATGCTGAAGCTGTAGCAAATTATTTATTACAAAAAACTGAAATGCAAATTTACTATTCTTATAATGCAATAGCAATTGAAAATTATGCACCCAAATTAATGAATTTACACAACTTATTGGATGCTTATTTAAATCATCTTAAAGATATTAAAACAAAAGAATTAAAGTATGATCAAGAAAAATTTCAAAATAAATTAGAAATTGTTCAAGGTTTTATTAAAGTCGCAAGTATCACAGAACAAGTAATTAAAGTCATTCAAGAAAGTGATAATTCTAAAAAAGGTGTGGTACAAGCTTTAATTGAAAACTTCAATTTCACAGAAAATCAAGCAAATGCTATTGCTGAATTAAAGCTTTATCGCTTATCAAAAGTTGATCAATCAATTTACCAGCAAGAATTACAAGATTTAGAAGCTAAAATTGCTTTTAATAAAAAACTATTAAATTCAGAAGATGAATTTAATGCTTTTTTAATTGATTTATTGCAAAATATTAAAAAACAATTTGCTACTCCCAGAAAAAGTGTAATTGTTGATGAAGAACTAAAAATTAATGTCAATACAGAATCATTAATCAAAAATGAAGAAATTTATTTAGGAATTTCTGAGAAGGGTTACATTAAAAGATTTAGTATTAAAGTATTTGACTCAAACGATTTGCAAAATTATAAATTAAAAGAAACAGATAAATTAATTTATTTACAAAAAATTTCTACTATAGATAAATTATTAATATTTAATTCTTCTGGTACTTATGTTTTTTTACCAGTGCACAAAATTTTAGAAAGTAAATGAAAAGATTTAGGAATTCATATTAATAATTTTGCTGCAATTAATGCTAATGCTAAAATTGTTAGCATTATTAATGTTAATTCATTCGAAACGAATGCTTATCTCTCTTTGGTAACTAAAAAGGGGATTGCTAAAAGAGTTTTAATTAAAGATTTTGAAACTAATAGAATTTCTAAAGCAATTAGTTCTATTAAATTTAAACAACCAGATGATGAGTTAATTGGAGTAAAAATTTCTAACGGTTTAGAAGATATTATTATTGTAAATAATGATGGAAAAGCTGTACGTTTCAGTGAAAATGATTTACCAATTTATAATACCAATTCTTCAGGAATAAAAGCTATTTCACTTTATGATAATTCTTATGTTGTTGGT comes from Mycoplasma iguanae and encodes:
- the parC gene encoding DNA topoisomerase IV subunit A is translated as MTEKNSNKFLLKSLDNIMADRFGRYSKYIIQQRALPDARDGLKPVQRRILYSMWESGFKADKKFNKSAKIVGDVMGKYHPHGDSSIYEALVRLSQEWKTNVPLVEMHGNNGSIDDDPAAAMRYTETRLEKITALMLEGVEKNIVPFAPNFDDSEKEPTVLPALIPNLLMNGTKGIASGFATEIPPHNLGEILDAAIAKIKNPTISLPKLMTYIKGPDFPTGGTIYGGRGIYEAFEEGQGRISLVSKYQIKTDKNKKYIEITEIPYGVIKAKLVHDIDEIRFEKKISGIKDVIDQTSREGISIVIELENEANAEAVANYLLQKTEMQIYYSYNAIAIENYAPKLMNLHNLLDAYLNHLKDIKTKELKYDQEKFQNKLEIVQGFIKVASITEQVIKVIQESDNSKKGVVQALIENFNFTENQANAIAELKLYRLSKVDQSIYQQELQDLEAKIAFNKKLLNSEDEFNAFLIDLLQNIKKQFATPRKSVIVDEELKINVNTESLIKNEEIYLGISEKGYIKRFSIKVFDSNDLQNYKLKETDKLIYLQKISTIDKLLIFNSSGTYVFLPVHKILESKWKDLGIHINNFAAINANAKIVSIINVNSFETNAYLSLVTKKGIAKRVLIKDFETNRISKAISSIKFKQPDDELIGVKISNGLEDIIIVNNDGKAVRFSENDLPIYNTNSSGIKAISLYDNSYVVGFVLANNEDKILIGTENAKFKKMHVNNILYSARANQGKNIFIQQKNQKMQISFIEKISNSELDIWCFLQEGIEQYPVKELNYAKIDEGFSKSKVEYSISTKLNIIQRIDTKDSYWKSFNREKIDEIVNKNHQLINDTFDQLEEKLQKVDELDINYLLKKIK